In a single window of the Mesorhizobium shangrilense genome:
- the gyrB gene encoding DNA topoisomerase (ATP-hydrolyzing) subunit B, whose product MSDDTENGNGGSVQYGADSIKVLKGLDAVRKRPGMYIGDTDDGSGLHHMVTEVVDNAIDEALAGHADLVSVTLNPDGSCTVADNGRGIPTDLHPTEGVSAAEVIMTQLHAGGKFDQNSYKVSGGLHGVGVSVVNALSVWLKIKIRRDGKIHEMSFSHGEADAPLAVVGSYVQDKQPGTYEGRSGTSVTFLPSPATFSMVDFDYNTLEHRLRELAFLNSGVRIVLTDKRHADVKQAELMYEGGLEAFVRFLDRAKKPLIDKPVAIRAERDGITVEVAMWWNDSYHENVLCFTNNIPQRDGGTHLAGFRGALTRQVIGYGSSSGLTKKEKVELTGDDCREGLTAVLSVKVPDPKFSSQTKDKLVSSEVRPVVESLVNEALGTWLEEHPAEGKVVVEKVIQAAAAREAARKARDITRKSTLGVTSLPGKLADCQERDPAKSELFIVEGDSAGGSAKSGRSRQNQAILPLRGKILNVERVRFDRMLSSDMIGTLITALGTSVGKDEVNGFNIDKLRYHKIIIMSDADVDGAHIRTLLLTFFFRQMPELIERGHLYIAQPPLYKVTRGKSSQYIKNEGAFEEFLIASGLDDASLTLASGEVRSGQDLHAVVEDALAVRSLINGLHTRYNRSVVEQAATAGALKPELFDDLGRANVVAKIVAARLDAIAEDTERGWDGHVSTSNEEGPGGYVFERTVRGVKETAHLDMGLINSADARALDRYAPRLEEVYATPPTLRRKDVSQAIAGPLALLDAVFAAGRKGLTMQRYKGLGEMNAEQLWETTLDPDARSLLQVKISDATDADSLFSRLMGDEVEPRREFIQENALNVANLDV is encoded by the coding sequence ATGAGCGACGATACCGAAAACGGCAACGGCGGCAGCGTTCAGTACGGCGCTGATTCAATCAAGGTTTTGAAGGGGTTGGACGCGGTCCGCAAGCGTCCGGGGATGTATATCGGCGACACCGACGACGGGTCGGGCCTGCACCACATGGTCACAGAAGTCGTCGACAACGCCATCGACGAGGCGCTCGCGGGTCATGCCGACCTGGTATCGGTGACGCTCAACCCGGACGGCTCCTGTACGGTGGCTGACAACGGCCGCGGCATTCCTACCGATCTTCACCCGACGGAGGGCGTTTCCGCCGCCGAAGTCATCATGACGCAACTCCATGCGGGCGGGAAGTTCGACCAGAATTCCTACAAGGTCTCCGGTGGCCTCCACGGCGTTGGCGTTTCGGTGGTGAATGCGCTGTCCGTCTGGCTGAAGATCAAGATTCGTCGCGACGGCAAGATTCATGAGATGAGCTTTTCCCATGGCGAGGCGGATGCGCCGCTTGCCGTGGTCGGCAGCTACGTACAGGACAAGCAGCCCGGCACTTATGAGGGTCGCAGCGGCACGTCTGTCACTTTCCTGCCCTCGCCAGCGACGTTCTCCATGGTCGACTTCGATTACAACACGCTGGAGCACCGGCTGCGCGAACTCGCCTTCCTGAACTCCGGCGTGCGCATCGTGCTGACCGACAAGCGCCACGCCGACGTCAAGCAGGCGGAACTGATGTACGAGGGCGGCCTGGAAGCTTTCGTTCGGTTTCTCGATCGGGCGAAGAAGCCGTTGATCGACAAGCCGGTGGCCATCCGCGCGGAGCGCGACGGCATCACCGTCGAGGTGGCCATGTGGTGGAATGACAGCTACCACGAGAACGTGCTGTGCTTCACCAACAACATCCCGCAACGCGACGGCGGAACGCACCTTGCCGGCTTTCGCGGCGCGCTGACGCGCCAGGTCATCGGCTATGGCAGCAGTTCGGGCCTGACCAAGAAGGAGAAGGTCGAACTCACCGGGGACGACTGTCGCGAGGGCCTGACGGCGGTGCTGTCCGTCAAGGTTCCGGATCCGAAATTCTCCTCGCAGACCAAGGACAAGCTGGTGTCCTCCGAGGTCCGTCCGGTGGTGGAAAGCCTTGTGAACGAGGCTCTTGGGACATGGCTTGAAGAACATCCGGCCGAAGGCAAGGTGGTGGTCGAGAAGGTCATCCAGGCTGCCGCCGCCCGCGAGGCGGCGCGCAAAGCGCGCGACATCACCCGCAAGAGCACACTGGGCGTCACCTCGTTGCCAGGCAAGCTGGCGGACTGCCAGGAGCGCGACCCGGCCAAGTCCGAACTGTTCATCGTCGAGGGCGACTCCGCCGGCGGCTCGGCCAAGAGCGGCCGGTCGCGTCAGAACCAGGCCATCCTGCCGCTGCGCGGAAAAATCCTGAATGTCGAGCGCGTACGTTTCGACCGCATGCTGTCGTCCGACATGATCGGCACGCTGATCACTGCGCTCGGGACGTCCGTCGGCAAGGATGAGGTCAATGGCTTCAACATCGACAAGCTACGCTACCACAAGATCATCATCATGTCGGACGCCGACGTCGACGGCGCTCACATCCGCACCCTGCTGCTGACGTTCTTCTTCCGGCAAATGCCGGAACTCATCGAGCGCGGTCATCTCTACATAGCTCAGCCGCCGCTCTACAAGGTGACGCGCGGCAAGAGCTCGCAATACATCAAGAATGAAGGCGCGTTCGAGGAATTCCTGATCGCTTCGGGCCTCGACGACGCTTCTCTCACGCTGGCTTCCGGCGAGGTTCGCAGCGGCCAGGATCTGCATGCGGTGGTCGAGGATGCGCTTGCGGTGCGCTCGCTGATCAACGGGCTCCACACGCGCTACAACCGCAGCGTCGTCGAGCAGGCGGCGACCGCCGGCGCGCTGAAGCCGGAGCTCTTCGACGACCTCGGCCGCGCCAACGTCGTGGCCAAGATCGTCGCGGCCCGGCTGGACGCCATTGCCGAGGACACCGAGCGCGGCTGGGACGGCCATGTCTCGACCTCGAATGAAGAAGGCCCCGGCGGATATGTGTTCGAACGCACCGTGCGCGGCGTCAAGGAAACGGCGCATCTCGACATGGGGCTGATCAATTCCGCCGACGCGCGCGCGCTCGACCGCTACGCGCCACGCCTCGAAGAGGTCTACGCAACGCCGCCGACGCTTCGCCGCAAGGATGTCTCGCAGGCGATCGCGGGACCGTTGGCGCTCCTCGATGCGGTGTTCGCCGCTGGTCGCAAGGGCCTGACTATGCAGCGCTACAAGGGTCTTGGCGAGATGAACGCGGAGCAGCTTTGGGAGACGACGCTCGATCCGGACGCCCGTTCGCTGCTGCAGGTGAAAATCTCCGACGCCACCGACGCCGATTCGCTGTTCAGCCGCCTCATGGGTGACGAGGTCGAGCCACGCCGCGAGTTCATCCAGGAGAACGCGCTGAACGTGGCGAACCTGGACGTCTGA
- a CDS encoding [protein-PII] uridylyltransferase yields MATVSLHLDKVIDGAQLRRDLTELTAGTGGDGSSPAVRSAALALFRRTLDQGRAAVEEMMRADGGGRACAQRLSHLMDETISALYDFAATHVYRSKNPSAGERMAIVAVGGYGRGTLAPGSDIDLLFLLPYKQTPWGEQIVEYILYMLWDLRLKVGHATRSVDECMRQARDDITIRTTILEARLIRGEQSLYDELIERFDKELVSATGPEYVQAKLAERDARHAKSGESRYLVEPNVKDGKGGLRDLHTLFWIGKYFYRVRDSEELVGKGVFTRAEYNQFVKADDFLWAVRCQMHFLTGKAEERLHFDIQRDIAERLGYTSHPGLSAVERFMKHYFLTAKTVGDLTRIFCAALEEEQAKHVPGFNRIFLTFSRRKRKLAGTSDFIVDNHRINIADDKVFERDPVNMLRLFWLADKHGLEFHPDALKLLTRSLRLVDKNLRRDEEANRLFLEILTSDRNPELNLRRMNEAGLLGKLIPEFGRIVAMMQFSMYHHYTVDEHLLRCIGVLSEIEHGEGEKLHPLSHSLVPTLRRQRNVLYLAVLLHDIAKGRPEDHSVAGARIARRLCPHIGLSQADTETVAWLVENHLFMSMMAQTRDLNDRKTVEDFAAVVQSVERLKLLLILTVCDIRGVGPGVWNGWKGQLLRTLYYETELLLTGGFSEVSRVERTKVARARLEEALAGWPEAERERLIGLHYSNYMLTVDLADQIRHADFIREVDAAERKCATMVKPHEFEAVTEITVLAPDNPRLLSIISGACAAAGGNIVDAQIFTTSDSRALDTILISREFDLDEDERRRAERVGKLIEDALSGKAWLSDILDKRARPKRGAKTFRIEPRADVRNTLSNRFSVIEVRGLDRPGLLSELTGALSDLSLNIASAHITTFGEKVIDTFYVTDLTWQKIENPTRLKTIQDRLIRILEGDGQSRSPKPRAEAAAE; encoded by the coding sequence ATGGCGACCGTCTCACTTCATCTGGACAAGGTCATTGATGGCGCGCAATTGCGCCGCGACCTGACTGAACTGACCGCCGGAACCGGTGGCGACGGATCGTCGCCGGCGGTGCGCTCGGCGGCGCTGGCACTGTTCCGACGGACGCTTGACCAGGGGCGGGCTGCGGTCGAGGAGATGATGAGGGCGGACGGCGGCGGCCGCGCCTGTGCTCAGCGTCTGTCGCATCTGATGGACGAGACGATCAGCGCGCTCTACGACTTCGCCGCCACCCACGTCTACCGCTCGAAAAACCCCTCGGCCGGCGAACGCATGGCCATCGTTGCGGTGGGCGGCTACGGGCGCGGCACGTTGGCGCCGGGGTCCGACATCGACCTGCTCTTTCTGCTGCCCTACAAGCAGACGCCCTGGGGCGAGCAGATCGTCGAGTACATCCTCTACATGCTGTGGGACCTCAGGCTGAAGGTCGGGCACGCGACCCGCAGCGTCGACGAATGCATGCGCCAGGCGCGCGACGACATCACCATCCGCACGACGATCCTCGAAGCGCGGCTGATCCGGGGCGAGCAAAGCCTCTATGACGAACTCATCGAGCGCTTCGACAAGGAGCTGGTGAGCGCGACCGGCCCCGAATATGTGCAGGCCAAGCTTGCCGAGCGGGACGCGCGCCACGCCAAGTCCGGCGAGAGCCGCTATCTTGTCGAGCCCAATGTCAAGGACGGCAAGGGCGGCCTGCGCGACCTGCACACGCTGTTCTGGATCGGCAAATACTTCTACCGCGTGCGCGACAGCGAGGAACTGGTCGGCAAAGGCGTTTTCACCCGCGCCGAGTACAACCAGTTCGTCAAGGCCGACGACTTCCTGTGGGCTGTGCGTTGCCAAATGCATTTTCTGACGGGCAAGGCCGAGGAACGCCTGCATTTCGACATCCAGCGCGACATCGCGGAGCGCCTCGGCTACACCAGCCATCCGGGGCTGTCCGCCGTCGAACGCTTCATGAAGCACTACTTCCTGACCGCCAAGACGGTGGGCGACCTGACGCGCATCTTCTGCGCCGCGCTGGAAGAGGAACAGGCCAAGCACGTGCCTGGCTTCAACCGCATCTTCCTGACCTTCTCGCGCCGCAAGCGCAAGCTCGCCGGCACCAGCGACTTCATCGTCGACAACCACCGCATCAACATCGCCGATGACAAGGTGTTCGAGCGCGATCCTGTGAACATGCTGAGGCTATTCTGGCTCGCCGACAAGCACGGGCTGGAGTTCCACCCGGACGCCCTGAAGCTGCTGACGCGGTCTCTCCGGCTGGTCGACAAGAACCTGAGGCGCGATGAGGAGGCCAATCGGCTCTTCCTCGAGATCCTGACGTCAGACCGCAACCCCGAGCTCAACCTCAGGCGGATGAACGAAGCGGGTCTGCTCGGCAAGCTGATTCCCGAGTTCGGTCGCATCGTCGCGATGATGCAGTTCTCCATGTACCACCACTACACGGTGGACGAGCACCTTTTGCGCTGCATCGGGGTGCTGTCGGAAATCGAGCATGGCGAGGGGGAGAAGCTGCATCCGCTGTCGCATTCGCTGGTGCCGACACTGCGTCGCCAGCGCAACGTGCTTTACTTGGCAGTGCTGCTGCACGACATCGCCAAGGGGCGGCCCGAGGACCATTCGGTGGCCGGCGCACGGATCGCGCGGCGGCTTTGCCCGCATATCGGACTGTCGCAGGCAGATACCGAGACGGTCGCCTGGCTGGTTGAGAACCACCTCTTCATGTCGATGATGGCGCAGACGCGCGACCTGAACGACCGCAAGACCGTCGAGGATTTCGCGGCTGTCGTGCAGTCGGTGGAGCGCCTCAAGCTGCTGCTGATCCTGACCGTCTGCGACATACGCGGCGTGGGACCGGGCGTGTGGAACGGCTGGAAGGGACAGCTGCTGCGCACGCTCTACTACGAGACCGAACTGCTGCTCACCGGAGGCTTTTCCGAGGTGTCGCGCGTCGAGCGGACGAAGGTCGCCCGGGCGAGGCTCGAGGAGGCGCTGGCCGGCTGGCCGGAAGCCGAGCGGGAGCGGCTGATCGGTCTGCACTACTCCAACTATATGCTGACCGTGGATCTCGCGGACCAGATCCGTCATGCCGACTTCATCCGCGAGGTGGACGCTGCCGAAAGGAAGTGCGCCACGATGGTCAAGCCGCACGAGTTCGAGGCGGTCACCGAGATCACCGTGCTCGCCCCCGACAATCCGCGCCTGCTTTCCATCATCAGCGGCGCCTGCGCGGCGGCAGGCGGCAACATCGTCGACGCGCAGATCTTCACCACCTCCGACAGCCGGGCGCTGGACACGATCCTGATCAGCCGCGAATTCGACCTCGACGAGGACGAGCGTCGCCGCGCAGAGCGCGTCGGCAAGCTGATCGAGGATGCGCTGTCCGGCAAGGCGTGGCTCTCCGACATCCTCGACAAGCGCGCCAGGCCGAAGCGGGGCGCAAAGACGTTCCGCATCGAGCCGCGCGCAGACGTGCGCAACACCCTCTCCAACCGCTTCTCTGTCATCGAGGTGCGCGGGCTGGACCGGCCGGGCCTGCTGTCGGAGCTGACGGGAGCGCTGTCGGACCTGTCGCTGAACATCGCATCCGCCCACATCACGACGTTCGGCGAGAAGGTGATCGACACGTTCTACGTGACCGACCTGACCTGGCAGAAGATCGAGAACCCGACGCGACTAAAGACGATCCAGGACCGGCTGATCCGTATACTCGAGGGCGACGGCCAGTCCCGTTCGCCCAAGCCGCGGGCGGAGGCGGCGGCGGAATGA
- a CDS encoding 3-deoxy-7-phosphoheptulonate synthase: MLTTTDDLRVKEIKELSTPDEVMREIPRTLTATKTVTAARNAVHAILQGSDDRLLVVVGPCSIHDPEAAIDYAVKLAALRETLADRLEIVMRVYFEKPRTTVGWKGLINDPDLDDSFNIDKGLRLARNVLSAVNNLGLPAATEFLDMTTPQYIADLVSWAAIGARTTESQIHRELASGLSCAVGFKNGTDGNVRIAADAVKSASHPHHFMAVTKGGRSAIAATTGNGDCHIILRGGSQPNYDAASVDAACADLAKSGLKPQVMIDASHANSSKKPENQPRVVDDIAHQMAQGDRRIMGVMIESNLVAGRQDVVPGKALTYGQSITDGCIDWDTTADVLQVLAEAVEARRKARQAEVRSGAA; this comes from the coding sequence GTGTTGACCACCACAGACGACCTTCGCGTCAAGGAAATCAAAGAACTGAGCACACCCGACGAGGTGATGCGCGAGATACCGCGCACCTTGACGGCCACCAAGACCGTGACCGCGGCGCGCAACGCGGTCCACGCCATTCTGCAGGGTAGCGACGACCGGCTTCTGGTCGTCGTCGGCCCCTGCTCAATCCATGATCCGGAAGCCGCCATCGACTATGCGGTGAAGCTGGCCGCCCTGAGGGAGACGCTCGCCGACCGGCTTGAGATCGTGATGCGGGTCTACTTCGAGAAGCCGCGCACGACAGTCGGCTGGAAGGGGCTCATCAACGATCCGGACCTCGACGACAGCTTCAACATCGACAAGGGTCTCAGGCTGGCGCGCAACGTGCTCTCCGCCGTCAACAATCTCGGCCTGCCAGCGGCAACCGAGTTCCTCGACATGACGACGCCGCAGTACATCGCCGACCTGGTTTCCTGGGCCGCCATCGGCGCGCGCACAACCGAAAGCCAGATCCACCGCGAGCTGGCGTCCGGCCTGTCATGCGCGGTCGGCTTCAAGAACGGGACCGACGGCAACGTGCGGATTGCTGCGGATGCCGTCAAATCGGCCTCGCACCCGCATCACTTCATGGCGGTGACGAAGGGCGGGCGCTCGGCCATCGCCGCGACGACCGGCAACGGCGACTGCCACATCATCCTGCGCGGCGGCAGCCAACCCAACTATGACGCGGCGAGCGTCGATGCGGCCTGCGCGGATCTTGCGAAGTCAGGCCTGAAGCCGCAGGTGATGATCGACGCAAGCCACGCCAACAGCTCCAAGAAGCCGGAGAACCAGCCGCGTGTGGTCGATGACATCGCGCACCAGATGGCGCAGGGCGACCGCCGCATCATGGGCGTGATGATCGAGAGCAACCTGGTCGCCGGCCGGCAGGATGTCGTGCCCGGCAAGGCGTTGACCTACGGCCAGAGCATCACCGACGGTTGCATCGACTGGGACACCACCGCCGACGTGCTGCAGGTGCTCGCCGAGGCAGTCGAGGCGCGGCGAAAGGCGCGCCAGGCGGAGGTCCGCTCCGGCGCAGCCTGA
- the murJ gene encoding murein biosynthesis integral membrane protein MurJ: MSLLRKFATVASGTMMSRLLGFAREMLMAAALGTGPVADAFYAAFQFPNTFRRLFAEGAFNTAFVPLFAKEIEANGIDGARRFSEEVFGVLFSVLLGLTIVMELSMPLLVRYLIAPGFSESPEKLAFTVTLATIMFPYLICMSLGAMMAGMLNSLRRYFAAAVAPVFLNIILVAVLAYAWYEGMDAVAVGYALGWGVLAAGLVQLAIVWAAVRHAGVRIGFRRPRLTPNVKRLLWLALPAAITGGITQINTLIGTAIASGQASAVSSLNLADRVYQLPLGIVGVAVAIVLLPELARALKAGDDREASNLQNRSVEFTLFLTLPAAAALLVMSEPIVRVLYERGQFAIDNSTPTVAAILAIFGAGLPAFVLIKAFTPGYFAREDTRTPMWFAAISVVANIGIALAVFPTMGAPGIAVASAVAGWINATLLLAVLIRRGHWGKDVPLLTRIPRLLLASAVMAAAIWYVKETIAAPYLASGSPLAIQASALAVVIAGAMVVYFAVAFGTGGASLGVIRRNVRRSKAARPADVSGSDNA, translated from the coding sequence ATGAGCCTTTTGAGAAAATTCGCAACGGTCGCCTCCGGCACCATGATGAGCCGGCTCCTCGGCTTTGCGCGCGAGATGCTCATGGCGGCAGCGCTCGGCACAGGGCCGGTCGCGGACGCCTTCTACGCAGCCTTCCAGTTCCCGAACACCTTCCGCCGGCTGTTTGCCGAAGGCGCGTTCAACACCGCTTTTGTGCCGCTGTTCGCCAAGGAGATCGAAGCCAACGGCATCGACGGCGCGCGACGCTTCTCGGAAGAAGTCTTCGGCGTGCTGTTCAGCGTCCTGCTGGGACTGACCATCGTCATGGAGCTGTCCATGCCGTTGCTGGTCCGCTACCTGATCGCGCCCGGTTTCAGCGAATCGCCGGAAAAGCTCGCCTTCACGGTGACGCTTGCGACGATCATGTTCCCTTACCTGATCTGCATGTCACTCGGCGCCATGATGGCGGGAATGCTCAACTCGCTGCGCCGCTACTTCGCCGCGGCCGTGGCGCCCGTCTTTCTCAACATCATCCTGGTCGCGGTCCTCGCCTATGCCTGGTACGAGGGCATGGACGCGGTCGCGGTCGGCTATGCGCTCGGCTGGGGCGTGCTGGCGGCGGGGCTGGTGCAACTCGCCATCGTCTGGGCCGCCGTGCGCCATGCCGGCGTCAGGATCGGCTTCCGGCGGCCCCGCCTGACGCCGAACGTGAAGCGGCTGCTGTGGCTGGCGCTGCCGGCGGCTATCACCGGCGGCATCACCCAGATCAACACGCTGATCGGCACCGCCATCGCCTCCGGGCAGGCGAGCGCCGTCTCCTCGCTCAACCTAGCGGATCGCGTCTACCAGCTCCCCCTCGGCATCGTCGGCGTCGCGGTCGCCATCGTGCTGCTCCCGGAACTGGCGCGCGCGCTGAAGGCGGGCGACGATCGGGAGGCGTCAAATCTCCAGAACCGCTCGGTCGAGTTCACGCTGTTCCTGACACTGCCCGCGGCGGCTGCGCTGCTCGTCATGTCGGAACCGATCGTGCGGGTGCTCTACGAGCGCGGCCAGTTCGCCATCGACAACAGCACGCCCACCGTGGCTGCGATTCTCGCCATCTTCGGGGCGGGACTGCCGGCCTTCGTCCTGATCAAGGCCTTTACGCCCGGCTACTTCGCCCGCGAGGACACCCGCACGCCGATGTGGTTCGCCGCCATTTCGGTCGTCGCCAACATCGGCATCGCGCTCGCCGTCTTCCCGACGATGGGTGCACCCGGCATCGCCGTCGCCTCCGCCGTCGCTGGCTGGATCAACGCGACACTGCTGCTCGCCGTCCTCATCAGGCGTGGGCATTGGGGCAAGGACGTGCCCCTCCTTACACGTATCCCGCGGCTGCTGCTTGCTTCGGCGGTGATGGCCGCCGCGATCTGGTACGTGAAGGAGACAATCGCAGCACCCTATCTGGCTTCCGGTTCGCCGCTGGCGATCCAGGCATCCGCCCTGGCGGTGGTGATCGCCGGGGCGATGGTCGTCTACTTCGCCGTCGCCTTCGGCACCGGCGGCGCCAGCCTGGGTGTTATCCGGCGCAATGTGAGGCGCAGCAAGGCGGCAAGACCCGCAGACGTTTCCGGATCCGACAACGCCTGA
- a CDS encoding EAL domain-containing protein: MEVPRRHRLFRQLAHAVFRKTRIPAIVTLIVIVAAGVYAHRQNAAVFDRDLRSAVLSKVSVVRAKLEGNVNGNIQLVRGLVATLATEPNMSQARFSELVSNLLADRSQLRHIVAAPDLVVRLFYPVEGNERVYGLDYNRIEEQREAAYRARDTGTLVFAGPVDLVQGGQGFIGRFPVFLTRKDGGRDFWGILSAVIDTQALFRDSGLLDPDLPIDIAIVGRDALGTRGELFFGKSSVLQGNPVTADVVVPSGTWRIAAVPKGGWPAVPPRTWQLWLLIALAGALIMAPIVLSARLIEERTKNIGELRRRERQMRRMSRRLELAVDSSRIGVWELNADDDSLLWDARMNELYGYPTDGGARTYADWQRRIHPEDLARVLEAFPHPPLPDTNLQIEYRLTLPNGEVRHVRECAKSYQDPGEPLKLVGVNWDVTADVTLREHLKRANMLSEARNADLEAAKARIEFNALHDSLTGLPNRRFLDEVLARHVESKDGERAGLLHIDLDRFKQINDTLGHAAGDAMLVHAAAVLKGSLQPEDFVARVGGDEFVVICMTPAGTDLAAWTQKLADLADEIIAKMHQPVTFKGHECRFGVSIGIATDTGEDANPGDLLVHADIALYRAKSRGRNRHQFFNDALQEEIITTKRIADEILSGLERNEFVAYYQPQFDATTHDVIGVEALVRWRHPSKGLLAPRAFLKTAEELNVVATLDRMILEQTLAQLAQWDEMGLSVPKASVNVSARRLHDEELISSLRELELEPGRISFELVESIFLDENDELITWNVEQIKGLGIDVEIDDFGTGHASIVSLLKLLPSRLKIDRQLIMPVLRSPAQRKLVRSIVEIGKSLGIEVLAEGVETLHHARVLKDLGCTGLQGYVFARPMSSDELTDFLKSRVLARAS; this comes from the coding sequence ATGGAAGTGCCCCGCCGCCACCGCCTGTTCAGGCAACTGGCGCATGCCGTCTTCCGCAAGACGCGCATACCGGCGATCGTGACTCTGATCGTCATTGTCGCTGCCGGCGTCTACGCTCACCGGCAGAACGCCGCTGTCTTCGACCGAGACCTGCGCAGTGCCGTGCTCAGCAAGGTCAGCGTCGTGCGGGCCAAGCTGGAAGGCAACGTAAACGGCAACATCCAGCTTGTCCGCGGTCTCGTCGCAACGCTCGCCACCGAGCCGAACATGAGCCAGGCACGGTTCTCCGAACTTGTCTCGAACCTGCTCGCCGACCGATCGCAGTTGCGCCACATCGTCGCCGCGCCGGATCTGGTCGTACGTCTCTTCTATCCCGTGGAAGGCAACGAGCGCGTCTATGGCCTCGATTACAACAGGATCGAAGAGCAGCGCGAAGCGGCGTACCGGGCCCGCGACACCGGCACGCTGGTGTTCGCCGGTCCGGTCGACCTGGTGCAAGGCGGACAGGGTTTCATTGGCCGCTTCCCTGTGTTCCTCACACGCAAGGATGGCGGACGGGACTTCTGGGGCATCCTCTCCGCAGTCATCGACACGCAGGCGCTGTTTCGCGACAGCGGCCTGCTCGACCCGGACCTCCCGATCGACATCGCCATCGTAGGTCGCGATGCCCTCGGCACCCGGGGAGAACTCTTCTTCGGCAAATCCTCTGTTCTGCAAGGCAATCCGGTGACGGCCGATGTTGTTGTGCCATCCGGCACATGGCGCATCGCTGCCGTGCCGAAAGGCGGCTGGCCCGCGGTCCCTCCCCGCACGTGGCAGCTGTGGCTGCTCATCGCGCTTGCCGGAGCGCTGATCATGGCGCCGATCGTGCTGTCCGCACGCCTGATCGAGGAGCGCACGAAGAACATCGGCGAACTCAGGCGCCGCGAGCGGCAGATGCGCCGCATGTCGCGCCGCCTCGAACTCGCCGTCGACAGCTCCCGCATCGGCGTCTGGGAACTCAACGCGGACGATGATAGCCTGCTGTGGGACGCTCGCATGAACGAGCTCTACGGCTATCCGACCGATGGCGGCGCGCGCACCTATGCAGACTGGCAGCGGCGCATCCATCCGGAGGACCTGGCGCGGGTTCTGGAGGCTTTCCCGCACCCGCCGCTGCCCGACACCAACCTGCAGATCGAATACCGCCTGACGCTTCCGAACGGGGAGGTTCGGCACGTCCGCGAGTGCGCCAAGTCGTATCAGGATCCCGGCGAACCGCTGAAGCTGGTGGGGGTCAACTGGGACGTCACCGCGGACGTCACGTTGCGCGAGCACCTGAAGCGCGCCAACATGCTGTCCGAGGCGCGCAACGCCGACCTTGAGGCGGCCAAGGCGCGCATCGAGTTCAACGCCCTGCACGATTCGCTCACAGGGCTGCCGAACCGGCGGTTCCTGGACGAGGTGCTGGCGCGGCACGTAGAAAGCAAGGACGGCGAGCGGGCCGGACTGCTGCACATCGATCTCGACCGTTTCAAGCAGATCAACGATACGCTCGGCCACGCCGCCGGCGACGCGATGCTGGTACACGCCGCGGCAGTGCTCAAGGGCAGCCTGCAACCCGAAGACTTCGTTGCGCGGGTCGGCGGCGACGAGTTCGTCGTGATCTGTATGACCCCAGCCGGCACAGACCTGGCGGCGTGGACCCAGAAGCTCGCGGATCTGGCCGACGAGATCATCGCCAAGATGCACCAGCCGGTGACCTTCAAGGGACACGAATGCCGCTTCGGGGTGAGCATCGGCATCGCCACCGACACCGGGGAGGACGCGAACCCGGGCGACCTGCTGGTCCATGCAGACATCGCCCTCTACCGGGCGAAGAGCCGCGGCCGCAACCGGCACCAGTTCTTCAACGATGCCCTGCAGGAGGAGATCATCACCACCAAGCGCATCGCAGACGAGATCCTATCCGGCCTGGAGCGCAACGAGTTCGTCGCCTACTACCAGCCCCAGTTCGACGCGACGACACATGACGTGATCGGTGTCGAGGCGCTCGTCCGCTGGCGGCACCCGAGCAAGGGCTTGCTCGCCCCCCGCGCGTTCCTGAAAACGGCGGAGGAACTCAATGTGGTGGCCACCCTGGACCGCATGATCCTCGAGCAGACACTGGCGCAGCTCGCACAATGGGATGAGATGGGCCTCAGCGTCCCCAAGGCGTCGGTCAACGTCTCCGCCCGCAGGCTGCACGACGAGGAACTGATCAGCAGCCTGCGCGAGCTCGAGCTCGAGCCCGGCCGGATATCCTTCGAACTGGTGGAGTCAATCTTCCTGGACGAGAACGACGAGCTGATCACCTGGAACGTCGAGCAGATCAAGGGCCTCGGAATCGACGTCGAGATTGACGACTTCGGCACCGGACATGCTTCGATCGTCAGTCTCCTGAAGCTGTTGCCCAGCCGGCTCAAGATCGACCGGCAGCTGATCATGCCGGTGTTGCGCTCGCCGGCGCAGCGCAAGCTGGTGCGCTCGATCGTCGAAATCGGGAAGTCGCTCGGCATCGAGGTTCTGGCGGAGGGCGTGGAGACGCTTCACCATGCGCGAGTGCTCAAGGATCTGGGGTGTACCGGACTCCAAGGCTACGTCTTCGCGCGGCCGATGAGTTCCGACGAGCTGACGGACTTCCTGAAATCGCGCGTCCTGGCCAGGGCTTCCTAG